A genomic segment from Pseudoalteromonas rubra encodes:
- the cysN gene encoding sulfate adenylyltransferase subunit CysN, whose translation MSTANEVKELGIETYLSRQQDKSLLRMMTCGSVDDGKSTLIGRLLHDSHQIYEDQLAALHKDNEKVGNAGEELDLALLVDGLQAEREQGITIDVAYRYFSTAKRKFIIADTPGHEQYTRNMVTGASTSDLAIILVDARYGVQIQTKRHSFICDSLGIKQFVVAINKMDIVDFDEAVFEKIKADYLKFAEQLDVNDIKFVPISALKGDNVVTRSEHTPYYTDQPLMALLEDSPAAEPNSAFEARFPVQYVVRPNLDFRGFQGTLTSGALTVGQAVKILPSGKTSTIKELVTFDGNLEQAETGQALTITLNDEVDVSRGDVIVPADSSTKATNLIQAKLVWMHEAPLVLGKTYNFKLGAKSTAAIVKQIDHTIDVNTLEHGKADSLQLNEIAIVTLELTETIAADVYRDNHETGAFILIDRLSNLTVGAGMIDAILDEQVSEKQQFSEFELELNALVRKHFPHWQALDLSKLK comes from the coding sequence ATGTCTACCGCAAATGAAGTAAAAGAACTGGGGATTGAAACCTACTTATCACGCCAACAGGACAAAAGCCTGTTACGCATGATGACCTGCGGCAGTGTAGACGATGGTAAATCCACCCTGATCGGCCGCTTGCTGCACGACAGCCATCAAATCTATGAAGATCAGTTGGCGGCGCTACACAAAGACAATGAAAAAGTGGGTAACGCTGGTGAAGAGCTGGATCTGGCGTTGCTGGTTGATGGTTTGCAGGCAGAGCGAGAACAAGGGATCACCATTGATGTGGCGTATCGCTATTTCTCAACTGCGAAGCGCAAGTTCATCATCGCTGATACACCGGGACACGAACAGTATACCCGCAACATGGTAACGGGTGCTTCAACCAGTGATCTGGCGATTATTCTGGTGGATGCCCGCTATGGTGTACAGATCCAAACCAAACGCCACAGCTTTATCTGTGACTCACTGGGTATCAAGCAATTTGTTGTGGCCATCAACAAAATGGACATCGTTGACTTTGATGAAGCCGTGTTCGAGAAAATCAAAGCCGATTATCTGAAGTTTGCTGAGCAACTGGACGTCAATGACATCAAGTTTGTGCCAATTTCAGCCCTGAAAGGTGACAATGTTGTGACTCGCTCTGAGCACACGCCTTACTACACCGATCAGCCACTGATGGCGCTACTGGAAGACTCTCCGGCAGCTGAACCAAACAGTGCATTTGAAGCCCGCTTCCCGGTGCAGTATGTAGTACGCCCTAATCTGGACTTCCGTGGTTTTCAGGGCACGTTGACTTCTGGCGCGCTAACTGTTGGTCAGGCGGTTAAGATTTTACCTTCGGGTAAAACCAGCACCATCAAAGAACTGGTGACGTTCGACGGTAACCTAGAGCAAGCTGAAACCGGTCAGGCACTGACCATCACTTTGAATGACGAAGTGGATGTCAGTCGTGGTGATGTAATTGTCCCGGCAGACTCATCGACTAAGGCAACCAACCTGATCCAGGCCAAGCTGGTATGGATGCACGAGGCGCCTCTGGTGCTGGGCAAAACGTACAACTTCAAGCTGGGCGCGAAGAGTACAGCTGCCATCGTGAAGCAGATTGACCACACCATTGACGTCAATACTCTGGAGCATGGCAAGGCTGACAGCCTGCAACTAAACGAAATTGCAATCGTTACACTTGAGCTGACGGAAACCATTGCTGCCGATGTGTATCGTGATAACCACGAAACGGGTGCCTTTATCCTGATTGACCGTCTGAGCAACCTGACCGTAGGCGCAGGCATGATCGATGCCATTCTGGATGAGCAAGTCAGTGAGAAGCAACAGTTCAGCGAATTTGAGCTGGAGCTGAATGCCCTGGTTCGCAAGCACTTCCCACACTGGCAAGCGCTTGATTTAAGCAAGCTGAAGTAA
- a CDS encoding cupin domain-containing protein, translating to MSHTTINFAEKLALFSEHWTPKVIAEMNDYQFKLVKLQGEFVWHDHPDTDEVFIVLSGEMQIAFRDRTEHLKEGDMLVVPKGAEHKPYAEQECQVLIVEPKGVVNTGDADSSLTAQNDVWI from the coding sequence ATGTCACACACTACGATCAATTTTGCCGAAAAGCTGGCACTATTTTCAGAGCACTGGACTCCTAAAGTCATTGCTGAAATGAACGACTATCAGTTCAAACTGGTGAAACTTCAGGGGGAATTTGTCTGGCACGATCACCCCGACACCGACGAAGTGTTCATCGTGCTTTCCGGCGAGATGCAGATTGCCTTTCGGGACCGCACTGAGCATCTGAAAGAAGGTGATATGCTGGTTGTGCCCAAGGGCGCAGAGCACAAACCCTATGCCGAGCAAGAGTGTCAGGTATTGATTGTCGAACCCAAAGGAGTCGTCAACACCGGAGATGCCGACAGCTCACTCACCGCACAAAACGATGTCTGGATCTAA
- a CDS encoding SLC13 family permease, translated as MLEQIILTGIMLVLVACLFGTRLNPAWLFVGAISSAYLAGLIDLETMLVNYANPSLITLVLLVLVSIAIEKTTLVQYLARSLANGSLARSVMKLGLSTAFLSSFTNNTAVVASLISTIKDSKTHSPSKLLLPLSYTAILGGTLTLIGTSTNLIVNGFAIEAGMAPLGFFDFTLVGIGALGVGLVTIILLLKFLPDHGRKEEEVVPFYLEGKVTAGSKLIGRTVEENGLRDLRDLFLAEIIRGERRICAVTPQQEIQQGDVLLFVGDIKSVPLLRRFDGLQVVHDKHEKDAEHLVEVVISQSSKFLGKTLKEIRFREQFHAAVIAIRRGHDRLPGGLGQVKLQAGDSLILAPGGDFYQLPDLKREFVYISGLDLQTHLTQPQSNKVMAAFVAVLGLGIFDVVPLVKGLMVLLLGLVLFGSIKVSEMKRRFPIELLAIVGSAIGLAKLMIDTGLAGQISDALFYVLGDFGPYGAFIAIFVMTVVFTELITNNAAAALSFPVAYALAIGFGVNPLPFVMAVAFGASASFISPFGYQTNLMVYSAGNYRIKDYVTVGLPLSIIYSITVLTLIPLVFPF; from the coding sequence CTGCTAGAGCAGATCATCTTAACAGGCATCATGCTCGTGCTGGTCGCGTGTCTTTTTGGCACGCGGCTCAACCCGGCCTGGTTATTTGTAGGCGCAATCAGCAGCGCTTACCTGGCCGGGCTCATCGATCTGGAAACCATGCTGGTCAATTATGCGAACCCGTCGCTGATCACCCTGGTTTTGCTGGTTCTGGTATCTATCGCCATCGAAAAAACCACCCTGGTACAATACCTGGCGCGTTCACTGGCCAACGGCTCGCTGGCACGCTCGGTAATGAAACTGGGATTATCCACGGCCTTTTTATCGTCTTTTACCAACAACACCGCCGTGGTGGCGTCTTTGATCAGTACCATCAAAGACAGTAAAACCCATTCTCCATCTAAGCTATTATTGCCACTGTCCTATACCGCTATCCTGGGGGGGACGCTGACCCTGATCGGCACCTCAACCAATTTAATCGTTAATGGTTTCGCCATTGAGGCCGGTATGGCACCTTTGGGCTTTTTTGACTTTACGCTGGTCGGTATTGGCGCGCTGGGTGTGGGCCTGGTTACCATCATTTTATTACTGAAGTTTTTGCCCGATCACGGCCGTAAAGAAGAAGAAGTTGTGCCTTTTTACCTGGAAGGCAAAGTCACCGCGGGCTCTAAACTGATTGGCCGGACAGTTGAAGAAAACGGCCTGCGTGATCTGCGGGACTTATTCCTCGCTGAGATCATCCGCGGCGAGCGCCGTATTTGTGCGGTCACACCACAACAGGAAATACAACAGGGTGATGTACTGCTGTTTGTTGGCGACATCAAGTCCGTACCTTTATTGCGCCGCTTCGATGGCTTGCAGGTGGTGCATGACAAACATGAAAAAGATGCCGAACACCTGGTGGAAGTCGTGATCAGCCAGTCGTCTAAGTTTCTAGGCAAAACACTCAAAGAGATCCGCTTTCGCGAACAGTTTCATGCCGCGGTGATTGCCATTCGTCGTGGTCACGACCGTCTGCCCGGTGGCCTGGGCCAGGTCAAACTACAAGCAGGAGATTCTTTGATCCTCGCCCCTGGCGGAGATTTTTATCAGCTGCCGGATCTAAAACGCGAATTTGTTTATATCTCTGGTCTGGATCTGCAAACCCATTTAACGCAGCCACAATCGAATAAAGTGATGGCTGCCTTTGTTGCCGTGCTCGGCCTGGGTATCTTCGATGTTGTGCCTTTAGTCAAAGGCCTGATGGTTTTATTACTTGGCCTGGTGCTGTTTGGCTCCATCAAAGTCAGCGAAATGAAACGTCGTTTTCCTATTGAATTGCTTGCCATTGTCGGCAGTGCGATTGGTCTGGCGAAGCTGATGATAGACACCGGCTTAGCCGGGCAGATTTCCGATGCGCTGTTTTATGTCCTGGGCGACTTTGGTCCGTATGGTGCTTTTATCGCCATTTTTGTGATGACGGTAGTGTTCACTGAATTGATCACCAACAATGCAGCCGCTGCGTTGTCATTTCCCGTGGCATACGCACTGGCGATTGGTTTTGGTGTGAACCCGCTGCCATTTGTGATGGCAGTCGCCTTTGGCGCATCGGCCAGTTTTATTTCCCCTTTTGGCTATCAGACTAATCTGATGGTATACAGTGCAGGCAATTACCGGATCAAAGACTATGTGACCGTCGGCCTGCCGCTTTCAATCATTTACTCGATCACTGTGCTGACGCTGATCCCGTTAGTTTTCCCGTTTTAG
- the cysC gene encoding adenylyl-sulfate kinase, whose amino-acid sequence MDTNIVWHNYAVNKTHRSEQKGHRPVILWFTGYSGSGKSTVANALESALQQLGAHTYLLDGDNVRHGLCKDLGFSDEDRVENIRRVGELSKLMVDAGLIVLTAFISPFQAERDMVRELVEDAEFIEVYLDTPLEVCEQRDPKGLYKKARAGEIKHFTGIDSDYEPPTNPEIRINTGENSLDQSVQQLVAYLQQREIIHL is encoded by the coding sequence ATGGATACGAATATTGTCTGGCATAACTATGCCGTGAATAAAACACATCGCAGCGAACAAAAAGGCCACCGTCCGGTTATTTTGTGGTTTACTGGCTATTCTGGCTCGGGTAAAAGCACCGTGGCCAACGCACTGGAGAGTGCCCTGCAGCAACTGGGTGCCCACACTTATTTACTCGATGGTGACAATGTGCGTCATGGTCTGTGTAAAGACCTCGGATTCAGCGACGAAGATAGAGTCGAAAACATTCGTCGTGTGGGTGAATTGAGTAAACTCATGGTCGATGCCGGCCTGATCGTCCTCACCGCCTTTATCTCACCCTTCCAGGCTGAGCGTGACATGGTTCGTGAGCTGGTTGAAGACGCCGAGTTTATTGAAGTGTATCTGGATACACCGCTGGAGGTGTGTGAACAACGCGATCCAAAAGGGTTATATAAAAAAGCCCGTGCCGGTGAGATCAAACACTTTACTGGCATAGACTCTGACTATGAGCCACCAACAAACCCGGAGATCCGCATTAATACCGGTGAAAATAGTCTGGACCAATCGGTGCAACAGCTGGTAGCGTATCTACAACAGCGCGAGATAATCCATCTGTAG
- the cysQ gene encoding 3'(2'),5'-bisphosphate nucleotidase CysQ encodes MNDTDLLEEIVNLARRAGDKILTIYAKDFNVEYKDDKSPVTDADLAANDVITAGLKALTPDLPILSEESAEISWQERQTWQRYWLVDPIDGTKEFIKKNGEFTVNIALIENGEPVMGVVHAPALNVSYFAANSIGAFKECDEARIELKVTRKANQGTIQVVGSRSHPSPDLAEYLTQFDDVNMVPKGSSLKLCLVAESAADVYPRLGPTSEWDTGAGHAVAKIAGATVTQLDGSPLLYNQKESYLNPYFVVSRLN; translated from the coding sequence ATGAACGACACCGACTTACTCGAGGAAATAGTGAATCTGGCACGACGCGCCGGAGACAAGATCCTCACCATCTATGCCAAAGACTTTAACGTTGAGTATAAAGACGACAAAAGCCCGGTGACCGACGCCGACTTAGCCGCTAATGACGTGATCACAGCGGGCCTGAAAGCCCTTACCCCGGATTTACCGATCCTCAGTGAGGAAAGCGCAGAGATCAGCTGGCAGGAACGCCAGACCTGGCAACGTTACTGGCTGGTCGACCCCATCGACGGCACTAAGGAGTTTATTAAGAAAAACGGTGAGTTCACGGTCAACATCGCTTTAATTGAAAATGGCGAACCCGTCATGGGCGTGGTCCATGCACCGGCACTGAACGTGAGTTACTTCGCCGCCAACAGCATCGGCGCTTTTAAAGAGTGTGACGAAGCACGCATTGAGCTGAAAGTCACCCGTAAAGCCAACCAGGGCACCATCCAGGTGGTTGGCTCACGCTCTCACCCATCGCCTGATTTAGCTGAGTATCTCACACAGTTTGACGATGTGAACATGGTGCCAAAAGGCAGTTCATTAAAACTGTGTCTGGTCGCTGAAAGTGCTGCTGATGTCTACCCGCGTTTAGGCCCAACCAGTGAGTGGGATACCGGTGCAGGACACGCAGTAGCGAAGATCGCTGGTGCAACCGTGACCCAGCTGGATGGCAGCCCACTGCTATACAATCAAAAAGAGTCCTATCTGAATCCCTATTTTGTGGTTTCACGACTCAACTAA
- the deoC gene encoding deoxyribose-phosphate aldolase: MKMQAVAREVLGLMDLTSLNEQDNEASIIALLDSIRPELGLPAAVCVYPQFVALCKQELSRRGWTEVKVATVTNFPCGKHSLQQVLTQTKEALQAGADEIDLVMPYLQLQAGDPDTPWQYVRSSKQLCGTQAKLKVIIESGELENTQQIAQASDVAILAGADFIKTSTGKVPVNATLEATRVMLERIHVSGKAIGFKAAGGVKSVEQASNYLQLAKEIMGDDWLTAEHFRFGASSLLQDVHRQLDSAD, encoded by the coding sequence ATGAAAATGCAAGCCGTCGCACGCGAGGTGCTTGGATTAATGGATCTGACGTCGTTAAACGAGCAAGATAACGAGGCCAGCATCATTGCGTTGTTAGACAGCATTCGTCCGGAATTAGGGCTACCCGCAGCCGTATGTGTGTATCCCCAGTTTGTCGCGCTGTGCAAACAGGAATTAAGCCGCCGAGGCTGGACTGAGGTAAAGGTCGCGACTGTGACCAACTTTCCCTGTGGTAAGCATTCTTTGCAACAGGTGCTGACACAAACGAAAGAGGCGTTACAGGCCGGAGCCGATGAGATTGATCTGGTGATGCCTTATCTGCAGTTACAGGCGGGCGATCCGGATACGCCATGGCAATATGTGCGCTCCAGCAAACAGTTGTGTGGTACTCAGGCTAAGTTGAAAGTGATCATTGAATCCGGTGAACTTGAAAATACGCAACAAATCGCCCAGGCCAGCGATGTTGCGATTCTGGCCGGTGCCGACTTCATCAAAACCAGTACTGGTAAGGTGCCGGTGAACGCCACACTGGAGGCAACCAGAGTCATGCTGGAACGGATCCATGTGTCGGGTAAAGCGATTGGCTTTAAAGCTGCCGGTGGGGTTAAAAGCGTCGAGCAAGCAAGTAATTACTTACAACTTGCGAAAGAGATAATGGGTGATGACTGGCTGACTGCCGAGCATTTTCGGTTTGGTGCGTCGAGTTTATTGCAAGATGTCCATCGGCAACTGGACAGTGCAGACTAG
- the cysD gene encoding sulfate adenylyltransferase subunit CysD, which yields MALTHLQQLEAESIKIIREVAAEFENPVMLYSIGKDSSVLLHLARKAFFPAKIPFPLLHVDTDWKFREMIEFRDRLAKEYNFDLIVHKNPEGLEMGVGPFTHGSAKHTDIMKTQGLKQALNKYGFDAAFGGARRDEEKSRAKERVYSFRDKHHRWDPKNQRPELWNTYNGQVNPGESIRVFPLSNWTELDIWQYIYQENIEIVPLYLAEKRPVVERDGTLIMVDDERMPLAEGEVPEMKSVRFRTLGCYPLTGAVESEANTLTGIIEEMLLSTSSEREGRVIDHDSSGSMEKKKREGYF from the coding sequence ATGGCTTTAACTCACCTTCAGCAACTTGAGGCTGAAAGTATAAAGATTATTCGCGAAGTCGCTGCTGAGTTTGAAAACCCAGTGATGCTTTACTCCATCGGTAAAGACTCATCGGTACTCCTTCACTTAGCACGTAAAGCGTTTTTTCCGGCAAAGATCCCTTTCCCTCTGCTGCATGTAGATACGGACTGGAAATTCCGCGAGATGATTGAGTTTCGAGATCGTCTGGCCAAAGAATATAACTTTGACCTGATTGTGCATAAAAACCCGGAAGGGTTAGAAATGGGCGTTGGTCCATTCACGCACGGCTCAGCCAAGCACACCGACATCATGAAAACCCAGGGCCTTAAACAGGCATTAAACAAGTACGGCTTCGATGCCGCATTTGGTGGTGCGCGCCGTGATGAAGAGAAATCGCGCGCGAAAGAACGTGTCTATTCTTTCCGCGACAAACACCATCGCTGGGACCCTAAAAATCAGCGCCCTGAGCTGTGGAATACCTACAACGGTCAGGTGAACCCGGGCGAAAGTATCCGTGTATTCCCGCTGTCAAACTGGACTGAGCTGGATATCTGGCAATACATCTACCAGGAGAACATTGAGATCGTGCCGTTGTATCTGGCAGAGAAGCGCCCTGTGGTTGAGCGTGATGGTACGTTAATCATGGTCGACGACGAACGTATGCCGCTGGCAGAAGGTGAAGTGCCTGAAATGAAGTCGGTACGCTTCCGTACACTGGGTTGCTACCCGCTGACCGGTGCAGTTGAGTCAGAAGCAAACACCCTGACCGGGATCATCGAAGAAATGTTGTTATCGACCTCTTCCGAGCGTGAAGGCCGGGTCATCGACCATGACTCATCCGGGTCAATGGAGAAGAAAAAACGTGAGGGGTATTTCTAA
- the cysG gene encoding siroheme synthase CysG, with product MQYLPIFTKLDNKPVLVVGGGEVALRKIRALLKARADVTVLAPEFCDELMQLSEEGELHLKTAYFSADAVDSMALVIAATDNDDVNAQVRDAADARNIFVNVVDDQPKCSFIFPSIVDRNPITIAISSAGTAPVLARRLREKLETLIPQHIGPLAELVGGFRDKVKGRFKHFADRRQFWERVFDSHVVSKVQSGDTQGAQQQLHDMLDDTAEPQGEVYVVGAGPGDPELLTLKALQLMQQADVVVYDYLVSDEIMELVRRDADLICVGKRAGHHSVKQEDTNQMLVELAQQGKKVCRIKGGDPFIYGRGGEEVQVLAAANIRYQIVPGITAAAGCSAYAGIPLTHRDHAQAIQFVTGHCKKEGQELDWQSLAKPNQTLAIYMGVIKSPHIQAQLLAHGRSEHTPVAIVENGTRKSQRVVTTELGQLAAQIEANNIQSPALLIIGEVAALHQELAWFGKTEQIASYAQPLAKIA from the coding sequence GTGCAGTACTTACCTATCTTTACCAAGTTGGACAACAAACCCGTGCTGGTCGTCGGCGGCGGTGAAGTTGCTCTGAGAAAGATCCGCGCATTGCTGAAAGCACGCGCCGACGTAACTGTACTGGCCCCTGAATTCTGTGACGAACTCATGCAGTTGTCTGAAGAAGGCGAACTGCACCTGAAAACAGCCTACTTTAGCGCCGACGCCGTTGACAGCATGGCGCTGGTTATTGCTGCCACCGACAACGATGACGTCAACGCGCAGGTGCGCGATGCAGCGGATGCGCGCAATATTTTCGTCAATGTGGTTGATGACCAGCCAAAGTGCAGCTTTATTTTCCCGTCTATCGTCGACCGCAACCCAATTACAATTGCGATTTCCAGTGCCGGCACTGCGCCGGTATTGGCGCGCCGCTTAAGGGAAAAACTCGAAACCCTGATCCCACAGCATATTGGCCCACTGGCTGAACTGGTTGGCGGATTCAGAGACAAGGTCAAAGGCCGTTTTAAGCATTTTGCTGATCGCCGTCAATTCTGGGAGCGAGTATTCGACTCACACGTCGTCAGTAAAGTACAAAGCGGGGACACACAAGGTGCGCAACAGCAGCTGCATGACATGCTGGACGACACCGCAGAGCCACAAGGCGAAGTCTATGTCGTAGGCGCAGGCCCGGGCGATCCGGAACTACTGACGCTCAAAGCGCTGCAATTAATGCAACAAGCTGATGTTGTGGTGTATGACTACCTGGTGTCCGATGAAATTATGGAACTGGTCAGACGCGATGCCGACCTCATCTGTGTCGGTAAACGTGCCGGACACCACAGTGTTAAACAGGAAGACACCAATCAGATGTTGGTTGAGCTGGCCCAGCAAGGTAAAAAGGTATGCCGTATCAAAGGCGGTGACCCGTTCATTTATGGCCGGGGTGGCGAAGAAGTTCAGGTACTGGCTGCGGCTAACATCCGCTATCAGATCGTCCCGGGCATCACAGCTGCTGCGGGATGCAGTGCCTATGCAGGTATTCCGCTTACACATCGAGACCACGCTCAGGCGATTCAGTTTGTCACAGGACACTGTAAAAAAGAGGGCCAGGAGCTGGACTGGCAGTCGCTGGCCAAACCGAATCAAACACTGGCCATTTATATGGGGGTCATTAAGTCTCCACATATTCAGGCCCAATTACTCGCCCATGGCCGCAGTGAACACACGCCGGTGGCCATCGTCGAAAATGGCACCCGCAAATCGCAGCGTGTTGTGACCACTGAGCTTGGCCAGCTGGCAGCACAAATCGAAGCCAATAATATCCAGTCACCGGCATTACTGATCATTGGCGAGGTCGCTGCATTGCATCAGGAACTGGCCTGGTTTGGTAAAACAGAACAAATTGCAAGTTACGCTCAGCCGCTCGCTAAGATCGCCTGA